A part of Gramella sp. MAR_2010_147 genomic DNA contains:
- a CDS encoding peptidylprolyl isomerase, with protein MSQVKQNDAVKVHYTGKLEDGQVFDSSVERGEPIEFTLGQGQLIPGFEEGLIGMEVKEKKTINIPKEEAYGEPKAELIQEVEKNQLPEELKPEVGMPLVSKGPDGREINLVVTEIKDESIVVDANHPLAGKDLVFDLEVVEIK; from the coding sequence ATGAGTCAAGTAAAGCAAAATGACGCCGTTAAGGTACATTACACAGGAAAGTTAGAAGACGGTCAGGTTTTCGATAGTTCAGTAGAACGTGGAGAGCCAATAGAATTTACTCTAGGACAGGGTCAACTTATCCCGGGTTTTGAGGAAGGTCTTATCGGTATGGAAGTGAAAGAAAAGAAGACTATCAATATACCAAAAGAAGAAGCTTATGGTGAGCCTAAAGCTGAGTTAATTCAGGAAGTTGAAAAAAATCAGCTACCGGAAGAGCTTAAACCAGAAGTTGGAATGCCACTTGTTTCTAAAGGACCTGATGGTCGTGAGATCAACCTTGTAGTAACAGAAATTAAAGATGAGAGCATCGTAGTAGATGCAAATCACCCACTTGCGGGGAAAGATCTTGTTTTTGATCTTGAAGTTGTTGAGATCAAGTAA
- a CDS encoding OsmC family protein, whose translation MKRKGSAIWKGSLKEGNGTVSLESGVLKDAQYSFKTRFENGKGTNPEELVGAAHAGCFSMQLSAFLTEDGFTPDKLETTSEVTFEDGEITKSHLILNAVVPGIDKDKFDKIANKAKESCPLSKLLKAEITLEYDLK comes from the coding sequence ATGAAAAGAAAAGGATCGGCCATTTGGAAAGGCTCTTTAAAAGAAGGAAATGGAACTGTAAGTCTTGAAAGCGGTGTTCTAAAAGATGCTCAATATTCTTTTAAGACCCGTTTTGAAAATGGAAAGGGTACCAACCCTGAAGAACTTGTTGGAGCAGCTCATGCAGGATGCTTTAGCATGCAACTTTCAGCTTTCTTAACCGAAGATGGATTTACACCTGATAAACTGGAAACAACTTCAGAAGTTACTTTTGAAGATGGGGAGATCACAAAATCCCATCTAATATTAAATGCAGTTGTACCAGGTATTGACAAAGATAAATTTGATAAGATCGCTAATAAGGCAAAAGAAAGTTGTCCACTGTCCAAGTTGTTAAAAGCTGAAATTACTTTGGAGTACGATCTTAAATAG
- a CDS encoding N-formylglutamate amidohydrolase: MKLVLSCEHAFPDIPGKYRYLFDHEPEVLKTHEAYDPGAFHLFQELEQLAEFSKYQSIGRLLVETNRSTFHKNIFSRYSKKLSKLDHTKILESYYTHYRTEIENKIEEFIHSGNTVLHLSVHTFTPVLHEVERNCDIGLLYDPGRYSEKEFCKDWKTAILIENPDLKVRYNYPYLGKADGFTTTLRKNFPENYMGIEIEVNQKWVRGNKMDTNNKNVILKALKRMNPSD, from the coding sequence ATGAAATTAGTGCTAAGCTGTGAACATGCTTTTCCAGATATTCCCGGGAAGTACCGGTATCTTTTTGATCACGAACCTGAGGTTTTAAAAACTCATGAAGCCTATGATCCAGGTGCATTTCATCTTTTTCAGGAATTAGAGCAACTTGCAGAATTCAGTAAATATCAAAGCATTGGAAGATTGCTGGTTGAAACCAACAGGTCTACTTTTCACAAGAATATTTTTTCAAGGTATTCAAAGAAGTTATCAAAATTAGATCACACTAAAATTTTAGAAAGCTATTACACACATTACCGCACAGAGATAGAGAATAAAATAGAAGAATTTATCCATTCTGGGAATACAGTTCTGCACTTATCTGTACATACATTCACTCCTGTGCTTCATGAAGTGGAGCGAAATTGTGACATTGGGTTGTTATATGATCCCGGCCGGTATTCTGAAAAAGAATTCTGCAAAGATTGGAAAACGGCAATTTTAATTGAGAATCCCGACCTAAAAGTAAGATATAACTATCCTTACCTTGGGAAAGCAGATGGTTTTACAACCACCTTAAGAAAAAATTTTCCCGAGAATTATATGGGAATAGAAATAGAAGTAAACCAAAAGTGGGTGCGTGGCAATAAAATGGATACTAATAATAAAAACGTGATCCTTAAAGCTTTGAAACGCATGAATCCTAGTGATTAA
- a CDS encoding glutamate-cysteine ligase family protein, which translates to MAYHLFEVYGIELEYMLVRQSNLEINPIVDKLFIEKNGSITSDIENDKIEWSNELVAHVVEMKTNGPTSDLSGLDILFSNNIKEMNAHLKKFDTCLLPSASHPLMDPHTQTKLWEHDHNEIYSLYNKIFDCKGHGWSNVQSMHINLPFFDDLEFERLHAAIRLILPIIPGLAASSPVLDGKFTGFKDTRMEYYKTNQKEIPHMTGKVIPEQVFNKTDYYKKIFEPIKDAIKPFDAENILDHHFLNSRGAISRFDRNAIEIRVIDIQENPSADIAIAAFIIEVLKLLVSEELVSLEDQKSWHENDLFLIFDEVIRNAENTLITDKKYLAIFDLQKDGDVKKIWKNLYKRVGDKLSENHQRHIEFILQHGSLATRILKAIRNDFSKENIKKVYFRLTDCLAENRMFRP; encoded by the coding sequence ATGGCATATCACCTTTTTGAAGTTTATGGGATTGAATTAGAATATATGCTGGTAAGGCAATCTAATCTTGAAATAAATCCTATTGTAGATAAACTTTTTATTGAAAAGAATGGATCTATAACTTCAGATATAGAAAATGATAAAATAGAGTGGAGCAACGAACTTGTAGCACATGTGGTGGAGATGAAAACCAATGGGCCAACCAGTGATCTCTCAGGTCTTGACATATTGTTTTCTAATAATATTAAAGAGATGAACGCTCATCTGAAGAAATTTGACACCTGCCTTTTACCATCAGCCTCTCATCCTTTGATGGATCCACATACCCAAACGAAATTGTGGGAGCACGATCATAACGAAATTTACAGCCTCTATAATAAGATATTTGATTGTAAAGGCCATGGCTGGAGTAATGTGCAAAGCATGCATATTAACCTTCCATTTTTTGATGATTTAGAATTTGAAAGGCTTCATGCGGCTATTAGACTTATACTACCAATAATTCCTGGTCTTGCGGCAAGCTCACCGGTGCTGGATGGGAAATTCACCGGTTTTAAGGATACCCGGATGGAATATTATAAAACCAATCAGAAGGAAATCCCGCATATGACTGGGAAAGTTATTCCTGAACAGGTATTCAATAAAACCGATTATTATAAGAAGATCTTTGAACCAATTAAAGATGCTATCAAACCTTTTGATGCCGAAAATATTTTAGATCATCACTTTTTGAATTCACGTGGAGCTATTTCCAGATTTGACAGGAATGCAATCGAGATCAGGGTAATAGATATTCAGGAAAACCCGTCTGCAGATATTGCTATAGCTGCTTTTATTATTGAGGTCTTAAAATTGTTGGTAAGTGAAGAGCTAGTCTCTCTGGAAGACCAGAAGTCGTGGCATGAGAACGATCTGTTCTTAATTTTTGATGAAGTAATTAGAAATGCTGAAAATACCCTTATCACAGATAAGAAATATCTTGCGATTTTTGATCTTCAAAAAGACGGCGATGTTAAGAAAATATGGAAGAATCTTTATAAACGGGTAGGTGATAAACTAAGTGAGAATCATCAAAGGCATATTGAGTTCATCCTTCAGCATGGGAGCCTGGCTACCAGAATACTTAAAGCAATACGCAATGATTTTTCCAAAGAAAATATAAAGAAAGTTTACTTCAGGCTTACAGATTGTCTTGCGGAGAATAGAATGTTCAGGCCATGA
- a CDS encoding RimK family protein — MNKYIIVNQPETWTMSSEHFSIISSKDYLTNPEYSRLRKARVFNLCKDYSYQSKGYYVSLLAEARGHLAIPTVKNLVDLGEPKLVKIVSEDFDDLIQQSLKNIKSQEFTLSIYFGQNVAAKYRELSAMFFRHFQIPFLRVKFNFTTRWNIRSIKAISESEIPLDHKESMLFFAEQYFAKKRYDTPKSNASEYDLAILVQPNDIAPPSNSKALKKFVELGEKMGFSTEILEPKDLSRLSAFDALLIRQSTEVNNEAYAFARKAQQEDIAILDYPDAILKCCNKVFMAEALENAKIPTPKTVIVHKDNIKSVLSITKLPVVLKSPDSTFSFGVKKATTEKEYFDLVSEMLKKSELVIAQEFSPSDYDWRIGVLDGKAFYACRYYMAKGHWQIYNWDAKRKDDQDGNADCMPVEKVPDNILKNAIKAAKLMGKGLYGIDIKEVNGKALVIEINDNPNIDAGVEDEYYGDQVYIEILTALKNRLENKL; from the coding sequence ATGAACAAATATATTATTGTAAATCAGCCGGAAACCTGGACAATGTCTTCGGAGCATTTTAGTATCATTTCGTCTAAAGATTATCTCACAAATCCAGAATATTCGAGGCTCAGGAAAGCCAGGGTTTTTAACCTCTGTAAGGATTATTCCTATCAGTCTAAAGGATATTATGTATCACTTTTAGCCGAAGCCCGTGGACATTTGGCAATTCCAACCGTGAAGAACCTTGTAGATCTGGGAGAACCAAAGCTTGTGAAAATTGTTTCTGAAGATTTTGATGATCTTATTCAGCAGTCTCTCAAAAATATCAAATCACAGGAATTCACATTGAGCATCTATTTTGGTCAGAATGTCGCTGCCAAATACAGGGAACTTAGTGCTATGTTTTTCAGGCATTTTCAAATTCCTTTTTTAAGAGTAAAATTCAATTTTACAACCCGATGGAATATAAGAAGCATCAAAGCTATTTCAGAATCTGAAATTCCTTTGGATCATAAAGAAAGCATGTTGTTTTTTGCGGAACAGTATTTTGCTAAAAAGCGTTACGATACTCCAAAATCTAATGCTTCAGAATATGATCTTGCTATTTTAGTACAACCAAATGATATTGCCCCACCAAGCAATTCCAAAGCTTTAAAAAAGTTTGTTGAATTAGGGGAGAAAATGGGTTTTTCTACTGAAATACTGGAGCCAAAAGATCTATCAAGACTTTCGGCATTTGATGCATTGCTTATAAGACAAAGTACTGAAGTAAATAACGAGGCCTATGCATTTGCGAGAAAGGCACAGCAGGAGGATATCGCGATCCTGGACTATCCAGACGCCATCTTGAAATGTTGTAATAAGGTTTTTATGGCAGAGGCTTTAGAAAATGCAAAGATACCAACACCCAAGACCGTTATTGTTCATAAGGATAATATCAAGTCTGTTCTCTCAATTACAAAACTACCAGTAGTATTAAAGTCTCCAGATTCTACCTTCTCTTTCGGGGTTAAAAAAGCAACTACAGAAAAAGAATATTTTGATCTGGTCTCTGAAATGCTAAAAAAATCTGAACTTGTTATTGCCCAGGAATTCTCACCTTCAGATTACGACTGGAGAATTGGAGTCCTGGACGGAAAAGCTTTTTATGCCTGTAGGTATTATATGGCTAAAGGGCATTGGCAAATTTATAACTGGGATGCAAAAAGGAAAGACGATCAGGATGGAAATGCAGATTGTATGCCTGTTGAAAAGGTGCCAGATAATATCCTTAAAAATGCGATAAAGGCTGCCAAATTAATGGGGAAAGGTTTGTATGGCATTGATATAAAAGAAGTGAATGGGAAAGCACTTGTAATAGAAATTAATGATAACCCCAATATAGATGCAGGGGTGGAGGATGAATATTATGGAGACCAGGTCTATATAGAAATCCTTACTGCTCTTAAAAACCGATTAGAAAATAAATTATAA